One Setaria italica strain Yugu1 chromosome I, Setaria_italica_v2.0, whole genome shotgun sequence DNA window includes the following coding sequences:
- the LOC101764792 gene encoding casparian strip membrane protein 3, with product METGKAPVSEHEETSKSKAAALEVASGGGSRAASRGLAVLDLILRFVAVIATVGSAIAMGTTNQTLPFFTQFLRFKAQYDDLPTLTFFVVANSIVAAYLVLSIPLSIVHTIRSRAKYSRLVLVFFDAAMLALVTSAASAAAAIVYLAHKGNARANWFAICQQFDAFCERISGTLIGSFAAMALLVLLIVLSAAALARR from the exons ATGGAGACCGGCAAAGCCCCGGTGTCGGAGCACGAGGAGACGTCCAAGTCCAAGGCCGCCGCGCTCGAGGTGGCCAGCGGCGGGGGCAGCAGGGCGGCGAGCCGCGGGCTGGCCGTGCTCGACCTCATCCTCCGCTTCGTGGCGGTGATCGCGACCGTCGGGAGCGCCATCGCCATGGGCACCACCAACCAGACGCTGCCCTTCTTCACGCAGTTCCTCCGGTTCAAGGCGCAGTACGACGATCTCCCGACACTAAC GTTCTTCGTGGTGGCGAATTCGATCGTTGCCGCGTACTTGGTCCTGTCGATTCCTCTGTCCATCGTGCACACCATCAGAAGCAGGGCAAAGTACAGCAGGCTGGTCTTGGTCTTCTTCGACGCG GCTATGCTGGCGCTGGTGacgtcggcggcgtcggcggccgcggcgatcGTGTACCTGGCGCACAAGGGTAACGCGAGGGCGAACTGGTTCGCCATCTGCCAGCAGTTCGACGCCTTCTGCGAGCGCATCTCCGGCACCCTCATCGGTTCCTTCGCCGCCATGGCCCTGCTCGTGCTGCTCAtcgtcctctccgccgccgcgctggcgcGCCGCTAG